The proteins below are encoded in one region of Prosthecobacter sp. SYSU 5D2:
- a CDS encoding SIR2 family protein, which produces MSQKHVRQRALDELGAAFKNGRASLFVGAGISAISGLPSWSGLLDELIVELKGQPGVSTRLIADARKLLKDRSKWLTLAQLLRNELGKKFNEFVGRRFADSKIKPNEVHDLIVDLPWSAIVTTNYDRLIERAFARKLGDQGDIPVLTYASPGGIASNYRRGEKFIVKAHGDAKMKPESVVLTESDYRNLVHREIGYQAVLQALFTTNSFLFIGCSLADPDLRMMLTFLHSAFHGDTATHYALIPSDERLDAEDKVLFHDFSIHVIPVDKRKRTEEITNFLEDLKKACSK; this is translated from the coding sequence ATGAGCCAAAAGCATGTCAGACAAAGAGCTCTAGATGAGCTGGGTGCCGCTTTCAAAAATGGCAGGGCGAGCTTGTTTGTGGGGGCGGGTATTTCAGCGATAAGCGGATTGCCATCATGGTCCGGTTTGCTGGATGAGCTCATCGTTGAGCTGAAAGGGCAGCCAGGAGTGTCCACAAGGTTGATAGCTGACGCAAGGAAGCTTCTGAAAGATAGGAGTAAGTGGCTTACCCTTGCGCAACTATTGAGAAACGAACTCGGCAAAAAGTTTAATGAGTTTGTTGGCCGCAGATTTGCTGACTCCAAGATTAAACCCAATGAAGTTCACGATTTGATCGTGGACCTTCCATGGAGTGCTATTGTCACCACTAATTATGATCGCTTAATTGAACGCGCATTTGCTCGCAAGCTTGGAGATCAGGGAGATATACCCGTTTTGACATACGCTAGTCCAGGAGGTATAGCCTCAAACTATCGAAGAGGGGAGAAGTTTATTGTCAAAGCACATGGCGATGCGAAGATGAAGCCCGAGTCAGTAGTATTGACCGAATCTGATTACCGCAATTTGGTGCATCGAGAAATAGGTTATCAAGCAGTATTGCAAGCTCTTTTTACAACCAATTCATTTTTGTTCATTGGGTGCTCGCTAGCAGATCCGGACCTGAGAATGATGCTGACTTTTCTCCATAGTGCTTTCCACGGGGATACGGCAACACACTACGCGCTTATTCCATCTGATGAACGTTTGGATGCTGAGGACAAGGTGCTGTTTCACGACTTCTCTATTCATGTGATTCCCGTAGATAAAAGAAAAAGAACGGAAGAAATCACAAATTTCTTGGAAGATTTAAAAAAGGCCTGTTCAAAGTGA
- a CDS encoding phosphoadenosine phosphosulfate reductase family protein, producing MKPPDPHFGKDQPVRHVLNVSGGKDSSAMALLMAGRIRGLEHFRLDDMEYLFCDTQKELPETYEYLSRLEAELGSKITYLNAKAGFDHWHKVFGGYLPSPQNRWCTKLLKLKPFESHVGDDAVISYVGLRADEDRIGYISTKPNIKTRYPLREAGIDYNGVIRILEDSGLGLPTFMKWGRTNSGCTFCFFQTPYEWLRLQETYPDKFKEAMEYETIDPSNPNKQFTWMSEGPLESLLDETTREKILTGGIRAKTKSTDKSLVSVFTGASVKVNEACLLCQK from the coding sequence ATGAAGCCACCCGACCCTCATTTTGGTAAGGATCAGCCTGTACGCCACGTCTTGAACGTCTCAGGAGGGAAGGACAGTTCCGCCATGGCCCTGCTGATGGCGGGCCGCATTCGTGGCCTGGAACATTTTCGCCTGGACGACATGGAGTACCTGTTTTGCGACACGCAGAAGGAACTGCCTGAGACTTACGAATACCTGTCCCGCCTTGAGGCGGAACTTGGAAGCAAAATCACTTACCTCAACGCCAAGGCGGGTTTTGATCACTGGCACAAAGTATTCGGTGGCTACCTGCCCTCGCCGCAGAACCGCTGGTGTACAAAACTCCTCAAACTCAAGCCTTTCGAATCTCACGTAGGTGATGATGCGGTGATCAGTTATGTGGGCCTTCGTGCCGATGAAGATCGGATCGGATACATCAGCACCAAGCCCAATATTAAGACTCGGTATCCCCTTCGTGAGGCGGGCATCGACTACAATGGTGTCATTCGCATTCTCGAAGACAGTGGACTCGGTCTGCCGACATTTATGAAATGGGGAAGGACAAACTCCGGATGCACCTTTTGTTTCTTCCAAACACCGTACGAATGGCTCCGCCTGCAGGAAACTTATCCGGACAAGTTCAAAGAAGCAATGGAGTATGAAACTATAGATCCATCCAACCCAAATAAGCAGTTCACATGGATGTCTGAAGGCCCGCTTGAATCATTGCTCGATGAAACCACGCGAGAGAAAATCCTAACAGGTGGCATTCGAGCCAAAACAAAATCCACCGACAAGTCCCTTGTCAGCGTCTTCACTGGAGCCTCGGTGAAGGTTAATGAGGCTTGCTTACTGTGTCAAAAATGA
- a CDS encoding DUF262 domain-containing protein, translating to MKTEVQTWTVGQLVAAAPHIELNPAYQRGPAWRDDKKALLIDSVFRSYDLPKIYLAKIGSAQSQKFEVIDGQQRVRAIFEFADNLFSVPSDSINGNSDSEYTNYKDLSEKAKESFNSFGLTVTILSDASPTFKRTLFERLQLGERLNSAELRNALPSSTPTDLRSFATTHSFFDNAGISNVRYKREDYLTHVFAYLHFSRKNLLKDIKAPSLRKYVLESQHGVDRADQKRIDAILTFLQAVVKCRQKTLRNKWSFVDAVIYCSHHGTEKLRPKAFAEVLGKIEDWRKEYSKRPEMLMETTCRVPNKRLLYQYIKAYQTGAALKESLDSRLQYLVATIIQ from the coding sequence ATGAAAACAGAAGTTCAAACATGGACTGTGGGTCAGCTGGTTGCAGCAGCGCCGCACATCGAATTGAATCCCGCTTACCAACGGGGGCCAGCTTGGCGTGACGACAAAAAAGCACTGCTGATTGACTCAGTTTTTAGATCCTATGACTTGCCAAAAATCTATTTGGCTAAAATCGGAAGTGCTCAAAGCCAAAAGTTTGAAGTAATTGATGGCCAGCAACGAGTGCGAGCTATTTTTGAGTTCGCGGATAATCTCTTCTCAGTGCCGTCAGATTCAATCAACGGAAATTCTGATTCTGAATACACCAATTACAAGGATCTATCTGAAAAAGCTAAGGAGTCATTTAATAGTTTTGGTCTAACTGTAACAATTCTTTCGGATGCATCTCCAACGTTCAAGAGGACTTTATTTGAGCGTTTGCAGCTAGGTGAACGCTTAAACTCAGCCGAGCTGCGCAATGCGCTTCCAAGCTCGACGCCTACAGATTTGCGCTCATTTGCGACAACCCACTCTTTTTTCGATAACGCTGGTATCAGCAACGTCCGCTACAAGCGCGAAGATTACTTAACACACGTTTTCGCGTATCTGCACTTTTCTCGGAAAAATCTTTTAAAGGATATCAAGGCTCCATCTCTGCGAAAGTATGTGCTAGAATCACAACATGGTGTTGATCGCGCAGACCAAAAGCGGATTGATGCAATCCTGACCTTCTTGCAGGCGGTCGTCAAATGCAGGCAAAAGACACTGAGAAACAAATGGTCCTTTGTGGATGCGGTGATCTACTGTTCTCATCATGGAACTGAAAAACTGCGCCCCAAGGCTTTTGCCGAAGTTCTCGGCAAGATTGAGGATTGGCGGAAGGAATACTCCAAACGCCCGGAGATGCTTATGGAAACAACATGCCGAGTGCCTAACAAACGTCTTCTCTACCAATACATCAAAGCTTATCAAACAGGAGCTGCTCTAAAGGAAAGCTTGGATTCTCGTCTTCAGTATTTAGTAGCAACTATCATCCAATGA